The following proteins are co-located in the Sphingomonas panacis genome:
- a CDS encoding ATP-binding protein, with the protein MTFRVDMGTDANGGAVTIDLEELLATRLLVQGNSGSGKSYLLRRLLEGSGREVQQIIIDPEGDFVTLSGPYGHVVIEAVDYSIAEITRFAARAREHRSSVVLSLEGLEMEGQMRCAAAFLMGLFDAPREHWYPALVVIDEAQIFAPAAGAEVTEEVRRASLSAMANLMSRGRKRGLAGIIATQRLAKLSKNVAAEASNFLMGRTFLDIDMARAADLLGMERRQAEQIRDLTRGTFLGLGPAIARRPIMVRIGQVLTSARSSSPVLTPLPQAQGTDMRDLLMTEVEVDEPTLFMHAAANPPPPRPAASADLMDSVIARPEPVRAEPEPEITPEEREQIIVDVLRAIAEDPESGGRAAAVLYQDFQVRCRMVGVRRAPLDPSAFARRLAAARAGIFEGLDGEWAQALAVAATLPDDMLGAFLLVARAAREGTPCPTDEQIARIYGTSSLGRARRVMSYIEGRDIFVTRVDLSGRRSITIPGLGWTTESTEA; encoded by the coding sequence ATGACATTCCGTGTGGACATGGGCACCGACGCGAACGGCGGCGCGGTGACGATTGACCTTGAGGAACTGCTCGCGACGCGGCTGCTGGTGCAAGGCAATTCGGGTTCGGGCAAATCCTATCTGCTGCGCCGTCTGCTGGAAGGCAGCGGGCGCGAGGTTCAGCAGATCATCATCGATCCCGAGGGTGATTTCGTCACGCTTTCGGGGCCGTATGGCCATGTCGTGATCGAGGCGGTCGACTATTCGATCGCCGAGATCACGCGCTTCGCCGCGCGCGCGCGCGAGCATCGCTCATCGGTGGTGTTGAGTCTCGAGGGTCTCGAGATGGAGGGACAGATGCGCTGCGCCGCCGCCTTCCTGATGGGATTGTTCGATGCGCCGCGCGAACATTGGTATCCTGCGTTGGTGGTGATCGACGAGGCGCAGATCTTCGCGCCCGCCGCCGGTGCTGAAGTGACCGAGGAGGTGCGCCGCGCCTCGCTGTCGGCGATGGCGAATTTGATGTCGCGCGGGCGCAAGCGTGGCCTCGCCGGCATCATCGCGACTCAGCGACTTGCCAAATTGTCGAAGAACGTCGCGGCGGAAGCGTCGAACTTCCTGATGGGACGGACCTTCCTCGACATCGACATGGCGCGCGCGGCCGATCTGCTCGGCATGGAGCGGCGGCAGGCGGAACAGATCCGCGACCTGACGCGCGGCACCTTTCTGGGGCTGGGGCCGGCGATCGCGCGACGGCCGATCATGGTCAGGATCGGGCAGGTACTCACCTCGGCGCGCAGCAGCAGCCCGGTGCTGACGCCGCTTCCGCAAGCGCAGGGCACCGACATGCGCGACCTGCTGATGACCGAGGTCGAGGTCGACGAGCCGACCTTGTTCATGCACGCCGCCGCCAACCCGCCGCCGCCGCGCCCGGCCGCATCGGCCGACCTGATGGACAGCGTGATCGCGCGCCCCGAGCCGGTTCGCGCCGAGCCGGAGCCGGAGATCACGCCCGAGGAGCGCGAGCAGATCATCGTCGATGTGCTGCGCGCGATCGCGGAAGACCCCGAATCGGGCGGGCGCGCGGCGGCGGTGCTGTATCAGGATTTCCAGGTGCGCTGCCGGATGGTCGGGGTGCGGCGCGCACCGCTCGATCCATCGGCGTTCGCACGCCGGCTGGCAGCGGCGCGGGCGGGGATTTTCGAGGGGCTCGACGGCGAATGGGCGCAGGCGCTCGCCGTCGCGGCGACCTTGCCCGACGACATGCTCGGCGCGTTCCTGCTGGTGGCGCGCGCGGCGCGCGAGGGCACGCCCTGCCCGACCGACGAGCAGATCGCGCGAATCTACGGCACGAGTTCGCTGGGCCGGGCGCGGCGGGTGATGAGCTATATCGAGGGGCGCGACATCTTCGTGACTCGGGTGGACCTGTCGGGGCGACGATCGATCACGATTCCCGGGCTGGGCTGGACGACCGAGTCGACCGAGGCTTGA
- a CDS encoding SulP family inorganic anion transporter has product MTHILSRWRGEWFADATEARREMLAGIVVALALIPEAIGFSVISGVDPRVGLYASVAIAIVSAFIGGRPAMISAATAAVAVLVTPLVRDHGLQYLFAATILMGVFQMIAGALRLDLLMQFVSRSVITGFVNALAILIFMAQLPQFVGVTWHTYAMVAGGLAIIYLLPRITKAVPSPLVAILVLAAIGIALGLPVRTVSDMGRLPEGLPSLTWPQVPLTLETLRIILPYALTMAAVGLLESMMTAQIVDDMTGTGSDKRRECFGQGSANIAAALVGGMGGCAMIGQSVINVTSGGRKRLSTFTAGAFLLFLLAVLGPWVGRIPMPALVAVMVMVSIGTFSWNSIPNLRRHPPTSSVVMLATVAVVVATHDLARGVLVGVLLSGIFFAGKVRRMFAVERIADGDAATYRVTGQIFFASVDRFTRAFAGDEPAPRVTIDVSAAHFWDISGVGALDKAVARLRQGGAQVAVIGYNQASADLVDRFALHDKTGVEMGVVPH; this is encoded by the coding sequence ATGACTCACATTTTGTCCCGCTGGCGCGGCGAATGGTTCGCCGACGCCACCGAAGCCCGGCGCGAGATGCTCGCCGGCATCGTCGTCGCGCTTGCGCTGATCCCGGAAGCGATCGGCTTTTCCGTCATCTCGGGTGTCGATCCGCGCGTCGGCCTGTATGCCTCGGTCGCGATCGCGATCGTGTCCGCCTTCATCGGCGGGCGGCCGGCGATGATCTCGGCCGCGACCGCTGCGGTCGCGGTGCTGGTGACGCCGCTGGTGCGCGATCACGGCCTGCAATATCTGTTCGCGGCGACGATCCTGATGGGCGTGTTCCAGATGATCGCGGGCGCATTGCGGCTCGACCTGCTGATGCAGTTCGTGTCGCGCTCGGTCATCACCGGCTTCGTCAACGCGCTCGCGATCCTGATCTTCATGGCGCAGCTTCCGCAGTTCGTGGGCGTGACGTGGCACACCTATGCGATGGTCGCGGGCGGGCTCGCGATCATCTACCTGCTGCCGCGCATCACCAAAGCGGTGCCCTCCCCGCTGGTCGCGATCCTCGTGCTGGCGGCGATCGGCATCGCTTTGGGGCTGCCGGTGCGGACCGTCTCCGACATGGGCCGCTTGCCGGAGGGTCTGCCGAGCCTGACGTGGCCGCAGGTGCCGCTGACGCTGGAGACGCTGCGAATCATCCTGCCCTATGCGCTGACGATGGCGGCGGTCGGGCTGCTCGAATCGATGATGACCGCGCAGATCGTCGACGACATGACCGGCACCGGCAGCGACAAGCGCCGCGAATGTTTCGGCCAGGGCAGCGCCAACATCGCCGCCGCATTGGTCGGCGGGATGGGCGGCTGCGCGATGATTGGCCAGTCGGTGATCAACGTCACCTCGGGCGGGCGCAAGCGGCTGTCGACCTTCACCGCCGGCGCGTTCCTGCTGTTCCTGCTCGCGGTGCTGGGGCCGTGGGTGGGGCGAATCCCGATGCCCGCGTTGGTCGCCGTGATGGTGATGGTGTCGATCGGCACGTTCAGTTGGAATTCGATTCCCAATTTGCGCCGCCACCCGCCGACATCTTCGGTGGTGATGCTGGCGACGGTCGCGGTTGTCGTGGCGACTCACGATCTCGCGCGCGGCGTGCTGGTGGGCGTGCTGCTGTCGGGCATCTTCTTCGCCGGCAAGGTGCGGCGGATGTTCGCGGTCGAGCGGATCGCCGACGGCGACGCCGCGACCTACCGCGTGACGGGTCAGATCTTCTTCGCCTCGGTCGATCGCTTCACGCGCGCGTTCGCCGGGGATGAGCCGGCGCCGCGCGTGACGATCGACGTGTCGGCGGCGCATTTCTGGGACATTTCGGGCGTGGGCGCGCTCGACAAGGCGGTGGCGCGGCTGCGGCAGGGCGGCGCGCAGGTCGCGGTGATCGGCTATAATCAGGCGAGCGCCGATCTGGTCGATCGTTTCGCGCTCCACGACAAGACCGGCGTCGAGATGGGCGTGGTGCCGCATTAA
- a CDS encoding LysR family transcriptional regulator — MDNRIGDMQTFLAVTEGGSFAAAAKALRLTPSAVSRSIARLEARLGVLLVQRTTRSLSLTPEGESYRSRISALLAEVDAVEQSLGREQDRPRGLLRVNAAVPFGVHCLLPMLPRFLDANPEVTVDLALSDTLVDLIEERADIAIRIGPLRDTRLRAKKLGHSTMVLVASPGYLARRGMPRDPGALSQHICLKFSFRRSVDSWPFLSGGRVVQRPVDGPFLGNSGEVVRLMAMADGGIARLGRFHVAGDLAAGRLVEVLAESNPGDGEDIHALYSGHDRLALRVRAFLDFLDAELRLAE, encoded by the coding sequence ATGGACAACCGCATCGGCGACATGCAGACCTTCCTCGCTGTCACCGAGGGCGGCAGCTTCGCCGCCGCCGCCAAGGCACTGCGCCTCACGCCATCGGCGGTGAGCCGCAGCATCGCGCGGCTCGAAGCGCGACTCGGCGTCCTGCTGGTCCAGCGCACCACGCGCTCGCTTTCGCTGACGCCGGAGGGGGAATCGTACCGCAGCCGCATCTCGGCGCTGCTCGCCGAGGTCGATGCCGTTGAACAAAGCCTCGGGCGCGAGCAGGACCGGCCGCGCGGCTTGCTGCGCGTCAACGCCGCCGTGCCATTCGGCGTGCATTGCCTGCTGCCGATGCTGCCGCGTTTCCTCGACGCCAATCCCGAGGTGACGGTCGATCTTGCCCTCTCCGACACGCTGGTCGATCTGATCGAGGAGCGTGCCGACATCGCGATCCGAATCGGCCCGTTGCGCGACACGCGGCTGCGCGCGAAGAAGCTCGGCCATAGCACGATGGTGCTGGTGGCCAGCCCCGGTTACCTCGCGCGGCGCGGCATGCCGCGCGACCCCGGCGCGCTATCGCAGCACATCTGCCTCAAGTTCAGCTTCCGCCGCAGCGTCGATTCGTGGCCGTTCCTGAGCGGCGGGCGAGTCGTGCAGCGGCCGGTCGATGGGCCGTTCCTCGGCAATTCGGGTGAAGTCGTGCGGCTGATGGCGATGGCCGACGGCGGCATCGCGCGATTGGGCCGCTTCCATGTCGCGGGGGATCTTGCCGCCGGGCGGCTGGTCGAGGTTCTGGCGGAATCCAATCCGGGCGACGGCGAGGATATCCATGCGCTCTACAGCGGGCATGACCGGCTGGCGCTGCGGGTGCGGGCGTTTCTCGACTTTCTCGATGCGGAGTTGCGCCTGGCGGAATGA
- a CDS encoding SDR family NAD(P)-dependent oxidoreductase: protein MDLQLKGKTALVTGSTAGIGLAIAERLAAEGAEVIVTGRAQDKLDAAAAKVGATRAVLADAGTAEGCEALIAAVPAVDILVNNLGIYEAKPFVDITDADWFRFFEINVMSGIRLSRHYFPKMLEANWGRVIFIASESAQLIPAEMVHYGMTKTAQLAISRGLAEQTRGTGVTVNTVQPGPTRSEGIVEFIRSTVSNKDASEAEREAEFFEKLRPLSLIRRLIEAEEVAAMTAFLASPLAAVTNGAAIRVEGGMVPTIA, encoded by the coding sequence ATGGACCTGCAACTCAAGGGCAAGACGGCACTCGTCACCGGCTCGACCGCCGGTATCGGCCTCGCCATCGCCGAGCGGCTCGCCGCCGAGGGTGCCGAGGTGATCGTCACCGGCCGCGCCCAGGACAAGCTCGATGCCGCCGCCGCGAAGGTCGGCGCCACCCGCGCGGTGCTCGCCGATGCGGGCACGGCGGAGGGCTGCGAGGCGCTGATCGCGGCGGTGCCCGCCGTCGACATTCTCGTCAACAATCTCGGCATCTACGAGGCCAAGCCCTTCGTCGACATCACCGACGCCGACTGGTTCCGGTTCTTCGAGATCAACGTGATGAGCGGCATCCGTCTGTCGCGCCATTATTTCCCGAAGATGCTGGAGGCCAATTGGGGCCGCGTGATCTTCATCGCCAGCGAGAGCGCGCAGCTCATCCCGGCGGAGATGGTCCATTACGGCATGACCAAGACCGCCCAGCTCGCGATCTCGCGCGGGCTTGCCGAGCAGACGCGCGGCACCGGCGTTACGGTCAACACCGTGCAGCCCGGGCCGACTCGCTCGGAAGGGATCGTCGAGTTCATCCGCTCGACCGTCTCCAACAAGGACGCGTCGGAAGCCGAGCGCGAGGCCGAGTTCTTCGAAAAGCTGCGTCCCCTGTCGCTGATCCGCCGCCTGATCGAAGCTGAGGAAGTCGCCGCGATGACCGCGTTCCTCGCCAGTCCGCTCGCGGCGGTCACCAACGGCGCGGCGATCCGCGTCGAGGGCGGCATGGTGCCGACGATCGCCTGA